Proteins co-encoded in one Synechococcus elongatus PCC 6301 genomic window:
- a CDS encoding DUF1802 family protein produces MVFPPLDRALKEWPAAIAALANGDSILLLRKGGIQEPQGQFWPATTAVWLLPSIEHQQPEALRVPAEAIAHEVPEQLELSVWAEISQAIPLPAHFPLTDLSASTVWTTAFLEQRRHWKPEQPLWLLVLRTYRVPESRSLAWQASYRGCRSWITLAEPLSRQDSEPVLSDRAFADQWQAIAEILQRGGLTLDGLPTAAHAAD; encoded by the coding sequence ATGGTGTTTCCGCCTCTCGATCGCGCTTTGAAAGAATGGCCTGCCGCGATCGCAGCCCTCGCCAACGGAGACTCGATTCTGCTCCTGCGTAAGGGTGGCATTCAGGAACCTCAAGGTCAATTTTGGCCTGCCACGACAGCTGTTTGGTTATTGCCCAGCATTGAGCATCAGCAACCCGAAGCATTGCGAGTTCCCGCAGAAGCGATCGCTCATGAAGTACCGGAGCAATTAGAACTGTCGGTCTGGGCAGAAATCAGCCAAGCAATTCCTCTACCCGCTCACTTCCCTCTGACTGACTTGAGTGCTAGCACGGTCTGGACGACGGCGTTCCTCGAGCAGCGGCGGCACTGGAAACCAGAACAACCGCTGTGGCTTTTGGTGCTACGAACCTATCGCGTGCCAGAATCGCGATCGCTGGCTTGGCAAGCGTCCTACCGTGGCTGTCGCTCTTGGATTACGTTGGCAGAACCCTTGTCGCGGCAAGATTCAGAGCCAGTGTTGAGCGATCGCGCTTTTGCTGACCAGTGGCAGGCGATCGCCGAAATTCTGCAGCGTGGAGGACTAACGCTCGATGGACTACCAACAGCAGCTCACGCAGCTGATTGA
- the prfC gene encoding peptide chain release factor 3 produces the protein MGVHSFLCSSPWFRMVTDLQKEIQEAVQQRRNFAIISHPDAGKTTLTEKLLLYGGAIQEAGAVKAKRSQRAATSDWMELEKQRGISITSTVLQFNYHDCTINLLDTPGHQDFSEDTYRTLAAADNAVMLEDAAKGLEPQTRKLFEVCRMRNIPIFTFFNKMDRPGREPLELLDEIEQELGLQTYAVNWPIGSGDRFRGVFDRRKQQVHLFERSVHGKRQAKDTTLEWGDPQLADLIEPDLLQQLQDELELLEGVGTEFDLEAIHAGQLTPVFWGSAMTNFGVELFLEAFLDYALKPGARRSSVGDMAPDYPEFSGFVFKLQANMDPRHRDRIAFVRVCTGKFEKDMTVQHARSGRTLRLSRPQKLFGQDREVLDDAYPGDMIGLNNPGMFAIGDTIYTGKRLEYDGIPCFSPEIFAYLRNPNPSKFKPFRKGVSELREEGAVQIMYSADSAKRDSILAAVGQLQLEVVQYRLENEYGVETLLEPLPFSVARWVEGGWDVLEKVGRLFNTTTVKDTWGRPVLLFKNEWNLRQIEADHPELQLRSVAPVAAGQKPIEV, from the coding sequence ATGGGAGTTCATTCCTTCCTCTGCTCCTCCCCCTGGTTCCGCATGGTCACTGACCTTCAGAAAGAGATTCAAGAAGCCGTTCAGCAGCGCCGCAACTTTGCGATTATTTCGCACCCTGATGCAGGCAAAACCACGCTGACCGAAAAATTGTTGCTGTACGGGGGAGCCATTCAGGAAGCCGGCGCTGTCAAAGCAAAACGGAGTCAGCGAGCCGCAACCTCGGACTGGATGGAGCTGGAGAAACAGCGGGGAATTTCGATCACCTCAACCGTGCTGCAGTTCAACTACCACGACTGCACGATCAACCTGCTCGACACGCCCGGTCACCAAGACTTTAGCGAAGACACCTATCGCACCCTTGCTGCTGCTGATAACGCAGTGATGCTTGAGGACGCAGCCAAGGGCTTGGAGCCGCAGACGCGCAAGCTGTTTGAAGTCTGCCGGATGCGCAACATCCCGATCTTCACCTTCTTCAACAAGATGGATCGGCCGGGGCGGGAGCCGTTGGAACTGCTGGATGAAATCGAGCAAGAGTTGGGTCTGCAGACCTATGCAGTCAACTGGCCAATTGGCTCCGGCGATCGCTTCCGAGGGGTTTTCGATCGCCGCAAGCAACAAGTCCACCTGTTCGAGCGCAGCGTTCATGGCAAGCGTCAGGCGAAAGACACCACCTTGGAGTGGGGCGATCCACAGCTCGCGGACTTGATCGAGCCAGATCTGTTGCAGCAGCTGCAGGATGAACTGGAGCTCTTGGAAGGAGTCGGCACCGAGTTTGACCTTGAGGCGATTCACGCCGGTCAACTGACGCCGGTATTCTGGGGCAGCGCCATGACCAACTTTGGCGTGGAACTCTTTCTTGAAGCTTTCTTGGACTACGCCCTCAAGCCAGGGGCACGCCGCAGCAGCGTCGGCGACATGGCGCCGGACTATCCCGAGTTCAGTGGCTTTGTCTTCAAGCTGCAGGCCAACATGGATCCGCGCCACCGCGATCGCATTGCCTTTGTGCGGGTTTGTACCGGCAAGTTTGAGAAGGACATGACCGTGCAACATGCCCGCAGTGGTCGTACCTTACGCCTGTCGCGGCCACAAAAACTGTTCGGTCAGGATCGGGAAGTTCTCGATGATGCATATCCCGGCGATATGATCGGCCTCAATAACCCCGGAATGTTTGCGATCGGCGACACGATCTACACCGGCAAACGGCTGGAGTACGACGGCATCCCTTGCTTCTCACCCGAGATTTTTGCCTATCTGCGCAACCCCAACCCCTCGAAGTTCAAGCCCTTCCGTAAAGGCGTTTCGGAGCTGCGGGAAGAAGGCGCCGTGCAGATTATGTATTCGGCCGATAGTGCCAAGCGTGACTCGATTCTGGCGGCCGTTGGTCAACTGCAACTCGAAGTCGTGCAATACCGCTTGGAGAATGAGTACGGCGTTGAAACCCTCCTAGAGCCCCTGCCCTTCAGCGTGGCTCGCTGGGTGGAAGGCGGCTGGGATGTTCTCGAGAAGGTTGGGCGACTGTTCAACACGACAACG